GAAATTAATCAAAAAATTAAACCTTCAGATTTTGCAATTGAGTTAGTAAAAAGACAATACAAAAGAAATCAAGTTGACACAGTATCAGGTTCATTTATGGTCAAAGGAGACGTGTTTATAATCACACCAGCTTGAACTGATAGTTACTTAATAAAAATAGATTTTTTTGGCGATGTCATTGAAAAAATAACTAAAATTAATCCTGTAGATAAAAAAGTTTTAAAAACTTATATAGGTTATACCATTTTTCCTGCTTCAGCTTATTCTCTAACTTCAGATACTATTGAAGAAGCTATAAAAACTATTGAAACCGAATTAGATTTTCAACTAAATTACTTTGAAAAAGAAGAAAAATTAGTAGAAAAACAAAGACTCAAAGAAAGAGTTTTAAATGACATCGATTCACTAAGAGAATTTGGTTTTTGTAACGGAATAGAAAATTATTCTAGACATATAGATCAAAGACAAGCTGGTGAAAAACCATATACTTTGTTAGATTATTTACCAAAAGATGCAATCATTTTTATTGATGAATCACATATGATGATTCCTCAACTTAATGCAATGTACGAAGGTGATAGATCAAGAAAATCAAATTTAGTAGATTATGGCTTCAGACTTCCTTCTGCTTTGGATAACAGACCTTTAAAATTTGAAGAATTTGAAGAATTTCAACACCAAAAAATATATATTTCAGCAACACCAGCAGATTATGAAATTGACAAAGCAGATGGCGAAGTAATTCAGCAAATTATTAGACCTACAGGTTTACTAGATCCTGTTATTGAAGTAAAACCAACAATAAATCAAGTTGATTTTATTTATGATCTACTTCAAGAACAAAAAGTTAAAAACGAAAGAACACTAATTTTAACAACCACTAAAAGAAGTTCAGAAGAATTAAGTAAATATTTACAAAGTAAAAAACAAAAAGTTTATTATATTCATTCAGAATTTACAACTTTTGAAAGAGAAGCAATTCTAATTAAGTTAAGAAAAGGGATTTATGATGCGGTGATAGGAATTAACCTTCTTAGAGAAGGGATTGATTTGCCAGAAGTTTCTTTGATTATTGTTTTAGATGCTGATAAAGAGTCATTTTTTAGATCAAAAACTTCCTTGATTCAAATAATAGGTAGAGCTGCTAGAAATGATCATGGTAAAGTAATTTTCTTTGCTGACAAAATAACCAAAAGTATGCAAGCTGCTCTTGATGATAATCACAACAAAAGAGACATTCAACAAAAATACAATAAAGAAAACAATATTACACCAAAAACTATTTTAAAACCTATTGTTGAAAGCATAAAAGAAAAAGATAAAAACGCTATTATTTCTTTAATTCATAGTAAGACCAAAAAAGATTTAAAAGAAAAACAAAAATTAATTGATTCTTTAAGAAAACAAATGAAAGAAGCTGCAAAAGAAGAAGATTATGAAAAAGCTTTACAATTACAACAAGTAATTTTTGAACTAGAAGGTAGTTAAAAATCCTTCATAAATGAAGCAAAATAAAGAAAAACACTTGTTTTATTCAAGTGTTTTTCAATAAATTAAATTAATTTTTTAATGAAACTTTCTATCTATAAATTGAAATTGATCAGCTACATCAAATGATTGATTTGTTCCTAAAATAGGAGAATTATAATCTAAAGTAAATACTTTTGTAAA
This Mycoplasma sp. 1654_15 DNA region includes the following protein-coding sequences:
- the uvrB gene encoding excinuclease ABC subunit UvrB, encoding MFELISKFKPTGDQPKAIEKLVQGIKNHKQHQVLLGVTGSGKTFTMANVIAQLNRPVLVLSHNKTLALQLFTEFKEFFPHNRVEYFVSYFDFYRPEAYLPAQDVYIDKTSKTNLDLEAMRMSTLNALTMRRDTIVVSSVASIYGAYNPKEYKQSFINIEINQKIKPSDFAIELVKRQYKRNQVDTVSGSFMVKGDVFIITPAWTDSYLIKIDFFGDVIEKITKINPVDKKVLKTYIGYTIFPASAYSLTSDTIEEAIKTIETELDFQLNYFEKEEKLVEKQRLKERVLNDIDSLREFGFCNGIENYSRHIDQRQAGEKPYTLLDYLPKDAIIFIDESHMMIPQLNAMYEGDRSRKSNLVDYGFRLPSALDNRPLKFEEFEEFQHQKIYISATPADYEIDKADGEVIQQIIRPTGLLDPVIEVKPTINQVDFIYDLLQEQKVKNERTLILTTTKRSSEELSKYLQSKKQKVYYIHSEFTTFEREAILIKLRKGIYDAVIGINLLREGIDLPEVSLIIVLDADKESFFRSKTSLIQIIGRAARNDHGKVIFFADKITKSMQAALDDNHNKRDIQQKYNKENNITPKTILKPIVESIKEKDKNAIISLIHSKTKKDLKEKQKLIDSLRKQMKEAAKEEDYEKALQLQQVIFELEGS